A stretch of the Panicum virgatum strain AP13 chromosome 9N, P.virgatum_v5, whole genome shotgun sequence genome encodes the following:
- the LOC120692945 gene encoding probable glutathione S-transferase GSTU6, which translates to MAGENELKLLSMWASPFVLRARLALSFKGLRYEYVEEEIFGNKSELLLKSNPVHKKVTVLLHNGKPICESQIIVQYIDEVYGAAGPSLLPTDPYDRAVARFWAAYIDDKLFSSFMMMIMGKTEEEKAEGRKQLFAAAGTLEGALKDCSKGKPFFGGDSVGFVDVALGGFVAWVLARDRLSGLKHFDADRTPLLAVWLERFSSLDETKTVMPDVEKLVELSKRRQAQADAVAAVVQGYRSG; encoded by the exons ATGGCCGGAGAAAATGAGCTGAAGCTGCTCAGCATGTGGGCGAGCCCGTTCGTCCTGCGAGCGAGACTTGCGCTCAGCTTCAAAGGCCTGAGGTACGAGTACGTCGAGGAGGAGATCTTCGGAAACAAGAGCGAGCTCCTTCTCAAGTCCAACCCGGTCCACAAGAAGGTAACCGTTCTCCTACACAACGGGAAGCCCATCTGCGAGTCACAGATCATCGTGCAGTACATCGACGAGGTCTATGGCGCTGcaggcccttccctcctcccCACCGACCCCTACGACCGTGCCGTGGCTCGCTTTTGGGCTGCCTACATCGACGATAAG CTGTTCAGCTCattcatgatgatgatcatggGCAAGACGGAGGAGGAAAAGGCAGAGGGGAGGAAGCAGCTGTTTGCCGCGGCAGGGACCTTGGAGGGAGCACTGAAGGATTGCTCTAAGGGAAAACCCTTCTTCGGCGGCGACAGCGTTGGCTTCGTCGACGTAGCGCTGGGAGGCTTCGTGGCTTGGGTGCTCGCGAGGGACAGGTTGTCTGGCTTGAAGCATTTTGACGCCGATAGGACCCCGCTCCTGGCGGTGTGGCTGGAGCGCTTCAGCTCACTGGACGAGACCAAGACAGTCATGCCGGACGTGGAGAAGCTGGTCGAGCTCTCCAAGAGGAGGCAAGCCCAAGCTGATGCGGTTGCCGCCGTGGTGCAAGGTTATCGCAGTGGCTGA
- the LOC120692946 gene encoding probable glutathione S-transferase GSTU6 yields MAGRSNNSLKLLGMFASPFALRVKLALSFKGLSYEYLEEKDLHRNKSELLLKSNPVHKKVPVLIHDGKPVCESMIIVQYLDEAFAGVGPSLLPSDPHERAIARFRAAYIDEKLFSSWMMVFRGKTDEEKAEGTRQSFAVAATLEGALRECSQGKPFFGGDSVGYVDVALGGFVAWVHAIEKLYGLKVFDAAQTPLLAAWLERFGALDAAKAVMPDIEKLVELARMTRQAQAAAAAAAQGN; encoded by the exons ATGGCCGGCCGAAGCAACAACAGCCTGAAGCTACTAGGCATGTTCGCGAGCCCGTTCGCTCTGCGTGTGAAGCTTGCGCTGAGCTTCAAAGGCTTGAGCTACGAGTACCTCGAGGAGAAGGACCTCCACCGCAACAAGAGCGAGCTCCTCCTCAAGTCCAACCCCGTGCACAAGAAGGTGCCCGTGCTCATCCACGACGGCAAGCCGGTGTGCGAGTCCATGATCATCGTTCAGTACCTCGACGAGGCGTTCGCCGGCGtcggcccctccctcctcccttccgACCCCCATGAACGCGCCATTGCTCGTTTCAGGGCCGCCTACATTGACGAGAAG CTCTTCAGTTCGTGGATGATGGTGTTCAGAGGTAAGACGGACGAGGAGAAGGCGGAGGGGACGAGACAGTCGTTTGCCGTGGCGGCGACCCTGGAGGGAGCCCTGCGGGAGTGCTCCCAGGGGAAGCCCTTCTTCGGCGGGGACAGCGTCGGGTACGTCGACGTCGCGCTTGGAGGATTCGTCGCCTGGGTGCACGCCATCGAGAAGCTGTATGGACTGAAGGTGTTCGACGCTGCCCAGACCCCGCTCTTGGCGGCGTGGCTCGAGCGCTTCGGCGCGCTGGATGCAGCCAAGGCGGTCATGCCGGACATTGAGAAGCTAGTCGAGCTCGCCAGGATGACGAGGCAAGCTCAAGCAgcggctgcggccgcggcgCAAGGCAATTAG